The proteins below come from a single Zea mays cultivar B73 chromosome 8, Zm-B73-REFERENCE-NAM-5.0, whole genome shotgun sequence genomic window:
- the LOC103634695 gene encoding protein TPR1 isoform X1: protein MSSLTRDIVFLVLQFLDEEKFKETMHKFEQESGFFFNMKYFEAKGHAGDWDEVEKYLSGFTKIDDNNYSMKIFFEIRKQKYLEALDRHDGAKALDILVKDLKVFSTFNEESYKEITQLLTFENFRENEQLSNYGDTKSARTVMLVELKKLIKANPLLQEKLVFPTLKASRLRTLINQSLNWQHQHCKNPRPNPDIKTLFTDHTCTLPNGAPASRVSVPLAAVPKAGAAYPPLTAHTPLQLPPPSPSLARWLTNTAVPSSVQSAVVAASSIPVPPNQVVSMLKRPTITDYQSAVPEQLMKRLRPGGHGIGETTYPTPIPQRAWSMDDLPRTVACSLSHGSNVTSMDFHPTRHTLLLVGSANGEFTLYEIGLRQTLLSKPFKILDTNACSPQFQNAVVKDPPMSINRVTWSPHGELIGVAFTKYLIRVYAYQPPNETRHVLEIVAHSGGVNDIAFSRPNKQLCVVTCGDDKLIKVWNMHGQKLFTFEGHKAPVYSICAHHKQSIQFIFSTSLDGKIKAWLYDNVGSRVDYEAPGKWCTTLLYSADGTRLFSCGTSKEGDSYLVQWNENDGSIKRTYSGFRKRSAGVAGVVQFDIAQNHILAAGEDNKIKFWDVDNNNMLICTDAEGGLPALPRLRFNKEGNLLAVTTVDNGFKILANADGLRNLRALGSRPPFEAFRLQYEDASMKVSGAPVVATISPNIGRMDHLDRNSPAKPSPMLTGGDTASRSIDIKARISEEKSDKAKASELMEVLNPQQCRVATMPETPDQARKVVRLLYTNSGVGLLALGSNAIQRLWKWSRNEQNPSGKATASVVPHHWQPNSGLVMTNDTSDTNPEEAIPCIALSKNDSYVMSACGGKVSLFTMMTFKVLTTFMPPPPASTFLAFHPQDNNIIAIGMEDSTIHIYDVRVDKVKTELKGHQKRITGLAFSTNLGVLVSSGADAQLCVWTNDTWEKKRTVSIQMLAGKAPSGNTRVQFSSDQNHLLVVQETQLAIYDASKMERIYQWIPQDTLSASISHASYSCNSQLVFSAFIDGNIGVFDAENLRLRCRIAQSVINSNPHVHPLVVAAHPHEPNQFAVGLSDGFVKVLEPLESEGKWGTPAPVTNGTPNGKTPASSTTSNPATDQIQR from the exons ATGTCATCGCTCACCCGCGACATCGTCTTCCTCGTCCTCCAGTTCCTAGACGAGGAGAAGTTTAAGGAGACCATGCATAA GTTTGAGCAAGAGTCGGGGTTCTTCTTCAATATGAAGTACTTTGAAGCGAAGGGCCATGCTGGGGACTGGgatgaggtggagaaatacttgtCAGGTTTCACCAAGATAGATGACAATAATTATTCGATGAAGATCTTCTTTGAGATTAGGAAACAGAAGTATTTGGAAGCGCTTGATAG GCATGATGGAGCAAAGGCTTTAGATATTCTTGTTAAGGATCTTAAAGTCTTTTCGACATTCAATGAGGAGTCATATAAGGAAATAACACAGCTTCTCACTTTTGAGAATTTTAG GGAAAATGAACAGTTGTCTAATTATGGGGATACTAAATCAGCTCGAACTGTTATGCTGGTTGAACTAAAAAAACTCATTAAAGCCAACCCTCTTCTCCAGGAAAAACTTGTCTTCCCGACTCTTAAGGCATCACGCCTCCGAACTTTAATTAATCAAAG CTTGAATTGGCAGCATCAACATTGTAAGAATCCTCGTCCAAATCCAGATATCAAAACTTTATTCACTGACCATACATGTACTTTACCCAATGGAGCTCCTGCATCACGGGTATCTGTACCACTGGCAGCTGTTCCAAAGGCTGGTGCCGCATATCCACCCCTGACAGCTCATACT CCACTCCAACTTCCTCCACCTAGTCCATCTTTAGCTCGTTGGCTGACGAATACAGCCGTCCCTTCATCTGTTCAGTCTGCTGTTGTAGCAGCCTCGTCAATACCTGTTCCACCCAATCAAG TTGTCTCCATGTTGAAACGCCCAACTATAACAGACTATCAAAGTGCAGTGCCTGAGCAACTAATGAAGCGCTTGAGGCCTGGTGGACATGGCATTGGTGAG ACCACATATCCTACTCCCATTCCTCAACGTGCATGGTCAATGGATGATCTTCCAAGGACAGTTGCTTGTTCATTGTCACATGGATCTAATGTAACTAGCATGGATTTTCATCCAACTCGCCATACACTGCTTCTAG TGGGATCTGCTAATGGTGAATTTACACTTTATGAGATCGGTCTGCGTCAAACATTACTTTCAAAGCCCTTTAAAATTCTGGATACAAATGCATGCTCACCACAATTTCAG AATGCTGTTGTTAAAGACCCCCCCATGTCCATTAATCGAGTTACCTGGAGCCCTCATGGAGAATTGATTG GAGTTGCATTCACAAAATATTTGATCCGTGTATATGCATATCAACCACCAAATGAGACACGACATGTTCTAGAG ATTGTTGCTCATTCTGGAGGTGTAAATGATATAGCATTCTCACGACCAAACAAGCAACTTTGTGTGGTCACCTGTGGAGATGATAAACTGATAAAG GTATGGAATATGCATGGACAGAAATTATTTACATTTGAAGGGCACAAGGCGCCTGTGTATTCTATATGTGCGCATCACAAACAGAGTATTCAG TTCATCTTCTCAACTTCCCTTGATGGAAAAATTAAGGCCTGGCTTTATGACAATGTGGGATCTAGGGTGGACTATGAAGCTCCTGGCAAGTGGTGTACTACTTTGCTATATAGTGCTGATGGGACTAG GTTGTTCTCATGTGGAACAAGCAAAGAGGGAGACTCATATTTGGTTCAGTGGAATGAAAATGATGGATCTATCAAGAGGACATATTCTGGATTCCGTAAGAGGTCAGCTGGTGTTGCTGGTGTAGTGCAGTTTGATATAGCTCAGAATCACATTTTGGCTGCTGGTGAAGATAACAAGATTAAATTTTGGGATGTTGATAATAATAATATGCTGATCTGCACCGACGCTGAAGGAGGCCTCCCA GCTCTTCCTCGCTTGAGGTTCAATAAAGAAGGCAATCTTCTTGCTGTTACTACAGTGGACAATGGTTTTAAGATACTTGCAAATGCTGATGGACTCAGAAATCTACGCGCATTAGGTAGCAGGCCTCCTTTCGAAGCATTTAGGCTACAATACGAAGATGCTTCTATGAAG GTCTCAGGTGCTCCTGTTGTTGCTACCATATCTCCTAACATAGGCCGAATGGATCACTTGGATAGGAATTCTCCTGCAAAGCCATCTCCTATGCTG ACTGGTGGCGATACAGCATCAAGAAGCATAGATATAAAGGCAAGAATCTCAGAAGAAAAGTCTGATAAAGCAAAAGCTTCGGAACTAATGGAGGTTCTAAATCCCCAACAATGCCGTGTAGCAACAATGCCAGAAACTCCCGATCAGGCTAGAAAG GTTGTCCGACTTCTGTACACAAATTCTGGTGTTGGGTTGCTAGCACTAGGGTCAAACGCCATTCAAAGGCTATGGAAATGGAGTCGAAACGAGCAAAATCCTAGTGGAAAA GCCACAGCCAGTGTTGTGCCACACCATTGGCAGCCAAATAGCGGTCTTGTCATGACAAATGATACATCGGATACCAATCCAGAGGAGGCAATCCCATGCATTGCACTCTCCAAGAATGATTCCTATGTGATGTCTGCTTGTGGTGGGAAGGTTTCTTTGTTTACCATGATGACATTTAAG GTGCTGACAACATTCATGCCGCCACCACCAGCATCAACATTTTTAGCATTTCACCCTCAAGATAATAACATCATAGCAATAGGAATGGAAGATTCAACCATTCACATATACGATGTCAGGGTAGATAAG GTAAAAACTGAACTCAAAGGACATCAAAAGAGGATAACTGGGTTGGCATTCTCCACCAACCTTGGCGTACTTGTTTCTTCAGGCGCCGATGCACAG CTCTGTGTGTGGACCAATGACACCTGGGAAAAAAAGAGAACAGTCTCGATACAAATGCTAGCTGGGAAGGCTCCTTCAGGAAATACACGGGTCCAGTTTAGTTCTGACCAAAATCACTTGCTAGTAGTACAAGAGACTCAACTAGCcatatatgatgcatcaaaaatgGAGAGGATCTATCAG TGGATACCGCAGGACACATTGTCAGCTTCCATATCCCATGCATCATACTCATGTAACAGCCAGCTAGTTTTTTCTGCCTTCATTGATGGTAACATAGGTGTTTTTGACGCGGAGAACTTGAGATTAAGATGCCGAATTGCGCAATCGGTGATAAACAG CAATCCACATGTTCACCCTCTTGTTGTCGCCGCACATCCGCACGAGCCAAACCAATTTGCGGTGGGGCTGTCAGATGGGTTCGTTAAAGTGCTGGAGCCATTGGAGTCCGAAGGAAAATGGGGAACACCTGCTCCGGTGACCAATGGCACCCCCAACGGCAAGACACCAGCTTCGTCGACTACGAGTAACCCTGCTACGGACCAAATCCAAAGATAG
- the LOC103634695 gene encoding protein TPR1 isoform X3, which translates to MSSLTRDIVFLVLQFLDEEKFKETMHKFEQESGFFFNMKYFEAKGHAGDWDEVEKYLSGFTKIDDNNYSMKIFFEIRKQKYLEALDRHDGAKALDILVKDLKVFSTFNEESYKEITQLLTFENFRENEQLSNYGDTKSARTVMLVELKKLIKANPLLQEKLVFPTLKASRLRTLINQSLNWQHQHCKNPRPNPDIKTLFTDHTCTLPNGAPASRVSVPLAAVPKAGAAYPPLTAHTPLQLPPPSPSLARWLTNTAVPSSVQSAVVAASSIPVPPNQVPEQLMKRLRPGGHGIGETTYPTPIPQRAWSMDDLPRTVACSLSHGSNVTSMDFHPTRHTLLLVGSANGEFTLYEIGLRQTLLSKPFKILDTNACSPQFQNAVVKDPPMSINRVTWSPHGELIGVAFTKYLIRVYAYQPPNETRHVLEIVAHSGGVNDIAFSRPNKQLCVVTCGDDKLIKVWNMHGQKLFTFEGHKAPVYSICAHHKQSIQFIFSTSLDGKIKAWLYDNVGSRVDYEAPGKWCTTLLYSADGTRLFSCGTSKEGDSYLVQWNENDGSIKRTYSGFRKRSAGVAGVVQFDIAQNHILAAGEDNKIKFWDVDNNNMLICTDAEGGLPALPRLRFNKEGNLLAVTTVDNGFKILANADGLRNLRALGSRPPFEAFRLQYEDASMKVSGAPVVATISPNIGRMDHLDRNSPAKPSPMLTGGDTASRSIDIKARISEEKSDKAKASELMEVLNPQQCRVATMPETPDQARKVVRLLYTNSGVGLLALGSNAIQRLWKWSRNEQNPSGKATASVVPHHWQPNSGLVMTNDTSDTNPEEAIPCIALSKNDSYVMSACGGKVSLFTMMTFKVLTTFMPPPPASTFLAFHPQDNNIIAIGMEDSTIHIYDVRVDKVKTELKGHQKRITGLAFSTNLGVLVSSGADAQLCVWTNDTWEKKRTVSIQMLAGKAPSGNTRVQFSSDQNHLLVVQETQLAIYDASKMERIYQWIPQDTLSASISHASYSCNSQLVFSAFIDGNIGVFDAENLRLRCRIAQSVINSNPHVHPLVVAAHPHEPNQFAVGLSDGFVKVLEPLESEGKWGTPAPVTNGTPNGKTPASSTTSNPATDQIQR; encoded by the exons ATGTCATCGCTCACCCGCGACATCGTCTTCCTCGTCCTCCAGTTCCTAGACGAGGAGAAGTTTAAGGAGACCATGCATAA GTTTGAGCAAGAGTCGGGGTTCTTCTTCAATATGAAGTACTTTGAAGCGAAGGGCCATGCTGGGGACTGGgatgaggtggagaaatacttgtCAGGTTTCACCAAGATAGATGACAATAATTATTCGATGAAGATCTTCTTTGAGATTAGGAAACAGAAGTATTTGGAAGCGCTTGATAG GCATGATGGAGCAAAGGCTTTAGATATTCTTGTTAAGGATCTTAAAGTCTTTTCGACATTCAATGAGGAGTCATATAAGGAAATAACACAGCTTCTCACTTTTGAGAATTTTAG GGAAAATGAACAGTTGTCTAATTATGGGGATACTAAATCAGCTCGAACTGTTATGCTGGTTGAACTAAAAAAACTCATTAAAGCCAACCCTCTTCTCCAGGAAAAACTTGTCTTCCCGACTCTTAAGGCATCACGCCTCCGAACTTTAATTAATCAAAG CTTGAATTGGCAGCATCAACATTGTAAGAATCCTCGTCCAAATCCAGATATCAAAACTTTATTCACTGACCATACATGTACTTTACCCAATGGAGCTCCTGCATCACGGGTATCTGTACCACTGGCAGCTGTTCCAAAGGCTGGTGCCGCATATCCACCCCTGACAGCTCATACT CCACTCCAACTTCCTCCACCTAGTCCATCTTTAGCTCGTTGGCTGACGAATACAGCCGTCCCTTCATCTGTTCAGTCTGCTGTTGTAGCAGCCTCGTCAATACCTGTTCCACCCAATCAAG TGCCTGAGCAACTAATGAAGCGCTTGAGGCCTGGTGGACATGGCATTGGTGAG ACCACATATCCTACTCCCATTCCTCAACGTGCATGGTCAATGGATGATCTTCCAAGGACAGTTGCTTGTTCATTGTCACATGGATCTAATGTAACTAGCATGGATTTTCATCCAACTCGCCATACACTGCTTCTAG TGGGATCTGCTAATGGTGAATTTACACTTTATGAGATCGGTCTGCGTCAAACATTACTTTCAAAGCCCTTTAAAATTCTGGATACAAATGCATGCTCACCACAATTTCAG AATGCTGTTGTTAAAGACCCCCCCATGTCCATTAATCGAGTTACCTGGAGCCCTCATGGAGAATTGATTG GAGTTGCATTCACAAAATATTTGATCCGTGTATATGCATATCAACCACCAAATGAGACACGACATGTTCTAGAG ATTGTTGCTCATTCTGGAGGTGTAAATGATATAGCATTCTCACGACCAAACAAGCAACTTTGTGTGGTCACCTGTGGAGATGATAAACTGATAAAG GTATGGAATATGCATGGACAGAAATTATTTACATTTGAAGGGCACAAGGCGCCTGTGTATTCTATATGTGCGCATCACAAACAGAGTATTCAG TTCATCTTCTCAACTTCCCTTGATGGAAAAATTAAGGCCTGGCTTTATGACAATGTGGGATCTAGGGTGGACTATGAAGCTCCTGGCAAGTGGTGTACTACTTTGCTATATAGTGCTGATGGGACTAG GTTGTTCTCATGTGGAACAAGCAAAGAGGGAGACTCATATTTGGTTCAGTGGAATGAAAATGATGGATCTATCAAGAGGACATATTCTGGATTCCGTAAGAGGTCAGCTGGTGTTGCTGGTGTAGTGCAGTTTGATATAGCTCAGAATCACATTTTGGCTGCTGGTGAAGATAACAAGATTAAATTTTGGGATGTTGATAATAATAATATGCTGATCTGCACCGACGCTGAAGGAGGCCTCCCA GCTCTTCCTCGCTTGAGGTTCAATAAAGAAGGCAATCTTCTTGCTGTTACTACAGTGGACAATGGTTTTAAGATACTTGCAAATGCTGATGGACTCAGAAATCTACGCGCATTAGGTAGCAGGCCTCCTTTCGAAGCATTTAGGCTACAATACGAAGATGCTTCTATGAAG GTCTCAGGTGCTCCTGTTGTTGCTACCATATCTCCTAACATAGGCCGAATGGATCACTTGGATAGGAATTCTCCTGCAAAGCCATCTCCTATGCTG ACTGGTGGCGATACAGCATCAAGAAGCATAGATATAAAGGCAAGAATCTCAGAAGAAAAGTCTGATAAAGCAAAAGCTTCGGAACTAATGGAGGTTCTAAATCCCCAACAATGCCGTGTAGCAACAATGCCAGAAACTCCCGATCAGGCTAGAAAG GTTGTCCGACTTCTGTACACAAATTCTGGTGTTGGGTTGCTAGCACTAGGGTCAAACGCCATTCAAAGGCTATGGAAATGGAGTCGAAACGAGCAAAATCCTAGTGGAAAA GCCACAGCCAGTGTTGTGCCACACCATTGGCAGCCAAATAGCGGTCTTGTCATGACAAATGATACATCGGATACCAATCCAGAGGAGGCAATCCCATGCATTGCACTCTCCAAGAATGATTCCTATGTGATGTCTGCTTGTGGTGGGAAGGTTTCTTTGTTTACCATGATGACATTTAAG GTGCTGACAACATTCATGCCGCCACCACCAGCATCAACATTTTTAGCATTTCACCCTCAAGATAATAACATCATAGCAATAGGAATGGAAGATTCAACCATTCACATATACGATGTCAGGGTAGATAAG GTAAAAACTGAACTCAAAGGACATCAAAAGAGGATAACTGGGTTGGCATTCTCCACCAACCTTGGCGTACTTGTTTCTTCAGGCGCCGATGCACAG CTCTGTGTGTGGACCAATGACACCTGGGAAAAAAAGAGAACAGTCTCGATACAAATGCTAGCTGGGAAGGCTCCTTCAGGAAATACACGGGTCCAGTTTAGTTCTGACCAAAATCACTTGCTAGTAGTACAAGAGACTCAACTAGCcatatatgatgcatcaaaaatgGAGAGGATCTATCAG TGGATACCGCAGGACACATTGTCAGCTTCCATATCCCATGCATCATACTCATGTAACAGCCAGCTAGTTTTTTCTGCCTTCATTGATGGTAACATAGGTGTTTTTGACGCGGAGAACTTGAGATTAAGATGCCGAATTGCGCAATCGGTGATAAACAG CAATCCACATGTTCACCCTCTTGTTGTCGCCGCACATCCGCACGAGCCAAACCAATTTGCGGTGGGGCTGTCAGATGGGTTCGTTAAAGTGCTGGAGCCATTGGAGTCCGAAGGAAAATGGGGAACACCTGCTCCGGTGACCAATGGCACCCCCAACGGCAAGACACCAGCTTCGTCGACTACGAGTAACCCTGCTACGGACCAAATCCAAAGATAG
- the LOC103634695 gene encoding protein TPR1 isoform X2, translating to MSSLTRDIVFLVLQFLDEEKFKETMHKFEQESGFFFNMKYFEAKGHAGDWDEVEKYLSGFTKIDDNNYSMKIFFEIRKQKYLEALDRHDGAKALDILVKDLKVFSTFNEESYKEITQLLTFENFRENEQLSNYGDTKSARTVMLVELKKLIKANPLLQEKLVFPTLKASRLRTLINQSLNWQHQHCKNPRPNPDIKTLFTDHTCTLPNGAPASRVSVPLAAVPKPLQLPPPSPSLARWLTNTAVPSSVQSAVVAASSIPVPPNQVVSMLKRPTITDYQSAVPEQLMKRLRPGGHGIGETTYPTPIPQRAWSMDDLPRTVACSLSHGSNVTSMDFHPTRHTLLLVGSANGEFTLYEIGLRQTLLSKPFKILDTNACSPQFQNAVVKDPPMSINRVTWSPHGELIGVAFTKYLIRVYAYQPPNETRHVLEIVAHSGGVNDIAFSRPNKQLCVVTCGDDKLIKVWNMHGQKLFTFEGHKAPVYSICAHHKQSIQFIFSTSLDGKIKAWLYDNVGSRVDYEAPGKWCTTLLYSADGTRLFSCGTSKEGDSYLVQWNENDGSIKRTYSGFRKRSAGVAGVVQFDIAQNHILAAGEDNKIKFWDVDNNNMLICTDAEGGLPALPRLRFNKEGNLLAVTTVDNGFKILANADGLRNLRALGSRPPFEAFRLQYEDASMKVSGAPVVATISPNIGRMDHLDRNSPAKPSPMLTGGDTASRSIDIKARISEEKSDKAKASELMEVLNPQQCRVATMPETPDQARKVVRLLYTNSGVGLLALGSNAIQRLWKWSRNEQNPSGKATASVVPHHWQPNSGLVMTNDTSDTNPEEAIPCIALSKNDSYVMSACGGKVSLFTMMTFKVLTTFMPPPPASTFLAFHPQDNNIIAIGMEDSTIHIYDVRVDKVKTELKGHQKRITGLAFSTNLGVLVSSGADAQLCVWTNDTWEKKRTVSIQMLAGKAPSGNTRVQFSSDQNHLLVVQETQLAIYDASKMERIYQWIPQDTLSASISHASYSCNSQLVFSAFIDGNIGVFDAENLRLRCRIAQSVINSNPHVHPLVVAAHPHEPNQFAVGLSDGFVKVLEPLESEGKWGTPAPVTNGTPNGKTPASSTTSNPATDQIQR from the exons ATGTCATCGCTCACCCGCGACATCGTCTTCCTCGTCCTCCAGTTCCTAGACGAGGAGAAGTTTAAGGAGACCATGCATAA GTTTGAGCAAGAGTCGGGGTTCTTCTTCAATATGAAGTACTTTGAAGCGAAGGGCCATGCTGGGGACTGGgatgaggtggagaaatacttgtCAGGTTTCACCAAGATAGATGACAATAATTATTCGATGAAGATCTTCTTTGAGATTAGGAAACAGAAGTATTTGGAAGCGCTTGATAG GCATGATGGAGCAAAGGCTTTAGATATTCTTGTTAAGGATCTTAAAGTCTTTTCGACATTCAATGAGGAGTCATATAAGGAAATAACACAGCTTCTCACTTTTGAGAATTTTAG GGAAAATGAACAGTTGTCTAATTATGGGGATACTAAATCAGCTCGAACTGTTATGCTGGTTGAACTAAAAAAACTCATTAAAGCCAACCCTCTTCTCCAGGAAAAACTTGTCTTCCCGACTCTTAAGGCATCACGCCTCCGAACTTTAATTAATCAAAG CTTGAATTGGCAGCATCAACATTGTAAGAATCCTCGTCCAAATCCAGATATCAAAACTTTATTCACTGACCATACATGTACTTTACCCAATGGAGCTCCTGCATCACGGGTATCTGTACCACTGGCAGCTGTTCCAAAG CCACTCCAACTTCCTCCACCTAGTCCATCTTTAGCTCGTTGGCTGACGAATACAGCCGTCCCTTCATCTGTTCAGTCTGCTGTTGTAGCAGCCTCGTCAATACCTGTTCCACCCAATCAAG TTGTCTCCATGTTGAAACGCCCAACTATAACAGACTATCAAAGTGCAGTGCCTGAGCAACTAATGAAGCGCTTGAGGCCTGGTGGACATGGCATTGGTGAG ACCACATATCCTACTCCCATTCCTCAACGTGCATGGTCAATGGATGATCTTCCAAGGACAGTTGCTTGTTCATTGTCACATGGATCTAATGTAACTAGCATGGATTTTCATCCAACTCGCCATACACTGCTTCTAG TGGGATCTGCTAATGGTGAATTTACACTTTATGAGATCGGTCTGCGTCAAACATTACTTTCAAAGCCCTTTAAAATTCTGGATACAAATGCATGCTCACCACAATTTCAG AATGCTGTTGTTAAAGACCCCCCCATGTCCATTAATCGAGTTACCTGGAGCCCTCATGGAGAATTGATTG GAGTTGCATTCACAAAATATTTGATCCGTGTATATGCATATCAACCACCAAATGAGACACGACATGTTCTAGAG ATTGTTGCTCATTCTGGAGGTGTAAATGATATAGCATTCTCACGACCAAACAAGCAACTTTGTGTGGTCACCTGTGGAGATGATAAACTGATAAAG GTATGGAATATGCATGGACAGAAATTATTTACATTTGAAGGGCACAAGGCGCCTGTGTATTCTATATGTGCGCATCACAAACAGAGTATTCAG TTCATCTTCTCAACTTCCCTTGATGGAAAAATTAAGGCCTGGCTTTATGACAATGTGGGATCTAGGGTGGACTATGAAGCTCCTGGCAAGTGGTGTACTACTTTGCTATATAGTGCTGATGGGACTAG GTTGTTCTCATGTGGAACAAGCAAAGAGGGAGACTCATATTTGGTTCAGTGGAATGAAAATGATGGATCTATCAAGAGGACATATTCTGGATTCCGTAAGAGGTCAGCTGGTGTTGCTGGTGTAGTGCAGTTTGATATAGCTCAGAATCACATTTTGGCTGCTGGTGAAGATAACAAGATTAAATTTTGGGATGTTGATAATAATAATATGCTGATCTGCACCGACGCTGAAGGAGGCCTCCCA GCTCTTCCTCGCTTGAGGTTCAATAAAGAAGGCAATCTTCTTGCTGTTACTACAGTGGACAATGGTTTTAAGATACTTGCAAATGCTGATGGACTCAGAAATCTACGCGCATTAGGTAGCAGGCCTCCTTTCGAAGCATTTAGGCTACAATACGAAGATGCTTCTATGAAG GTCTCAGGTGCTCCTGTTGTTGCTACCATATCTCCTAACATAGGCCGAATGGATCACTTGGATAGGAATTCTCCTGCAAAGCCATCTCCTATGCTG ACTGGTGGCGATACAGCATCAAGAAGCATAGATATAAAGGCAAGAATCTCAGAAGAAAAGTCTGATAAAGCAAAAGCTTCGGAACTAATGGAGGTTCTAAATCCCCAACAATGCCGTGTAGCAACAATGCCAGAAACTCCCGATCAGGCTAGAAAG GTTGTCCGACTTCTGTACACAAATTCTGGTGTTGGGTTGCTAGCACTAGGGTCAAACGCCATTCAAAGGCTATGGAAATGGAGTCGAAACGAGCAAAATCCTAGTGGAAAA GCCACAGCCAGTGTTGTGCCACACCATTGGCAGCCAAATAGCGGTCTTGTCATGACAAATGATACATCGGATACCAATCCAGAGGAGGCAATCCCATGCATTGCACTCTCCAAGAATGATTCCTATGTGATGTCTGCTTGTGGTGGGAAGGTTTCTTTGTTTACCATGATGACATTTAAG GTGCTGACAACATTCATGCCGCCACCACCAGCATCAACATTTTTAGCATTTCACCCTCAAGATAATAACATCATAGCAATAGGAATGGAAGATTCAACCATTCACATATACGATGTCAGGGTAGATAAG GTAAAAACTGAACTCAAAGGACATCAAAAGAGGATAACTGGGTTGGCATTCTCCACCAACCTTGGCGTACTTGTTTCTTCAGGCGCCGATGCACAG CTCTGTGTGTGGACCAATGACACCTGGGAAAAAAAGAGAACAGTCTCGATACAAATGCTAGCTGGGAAGGCTCCTTCAGGAAATACACGGGTCCAGTTTAGTTCTGACCAAAATCACTTGCTAGTAGTACAAGAGACTCAACTAGCcatatatgatgcatcaaaaatgGAGAGGATCTATCAG TGGATACCGCAGGACACATTGTCAGCTTCCATATCCCATGCATCATACTCATGTAACAGCCAGCTAGTTTTTTCTGCCTTCATTGATGGTAACATAGGTGTTTTTGACGCGGAGAACTTGAGATTAAGATGCCGAATTGCGCAATCGGTGATAAACAG CAATCCACATGTTCACCCTCTTGTTGTCGCCGCACATCCGCACGAGCCAAACCAATTTGCGGTGGGGCTGTCAGATGGGTTCGTTAAAGTGCTGGAGCCATTGGAGTCCGAAGGAAAATGGGGAACACCTGCTCCGGTGACCAATGGCACCCCCAACGGCAAGACACCAGCTTCGTCGACTACGAGTAACCCTGCTACGGACCAAATCCAAAGATAG